In Marinibacterium anthonyi, the DNA window CTGTACGACGCCGCCAGCCAGGTGACCCTGACCGGCCAGTACTTCTGGCCCGGCGTGATCATGCTGTCGGGCATGACCTGGGACAAGCTCAGCGACGACGACAAGGCCGCCGTGATCGAGGCCGGGCGCGAGACGACGACCGAAGCCTACGCGCTGGCCGCCGCCCAGGAGGCCGACACGATCGCCTTCCTCAAGGACCACGGCGTGACCATCAACGAACTGACCGACCTGGACGCGATGCAGGCCAAGACCGAACCGGTGGTCGAGGAATGGGAGGCCAAGGATCCCCTGGTCGCCAGGTTCGTGGACGCCTTCAGGGCAGGAGACTGATCGATGGCAGGGACGAATGTCTATCGCTGGGAAAGCCTGCCCCGGGAACACGTGCGCGACGGCGTTTCGCGCACGGCCTTCCGGGGGGACGGGGCGCTGATGGTGATGAACTGGCTGGAACCGGGGATGGAAAAGAAACCCCATTCCCACCCGTTCGAACAGCTGGCCTATATCCTGTCGGGCCGCGTCCGGTTCGAAATCGGCGACGACGTTGTCGAAGTCGGCGCGGGCGAGGTCGTGCGCATCCCTCCCGATGTCGTCCATTGCGGCGAAGCGCTGGGGACCGAGACGGCCGTGAACCTCGATGTCTTCGCCCCGCCGCGTGACGACTATTTGCACCTGACCGCCTACCAGGAACCTGACTTCCAGGACGCCTGAGGCACGCACCCGGCGGACACCGCGTCGCCGGGGCCCCCGATATCAGCAAGATCCACGACCGGACCGTCCCGGCCGGCGACCGCGCGATCCCCGCGCCGGACGCCCGGGACAGGCGTGTCCGGCCACAAGGAGACGTCGAATGACAGCCATGACCTCACAGTCCCTCCAGCGCCCGTTCCGGCTTGGGTTACGCTGGCTGCTGGTGACGCTGGTCGGGGCGCTTCTGACGATCATGATCATCCAGATCGTGCTTCGCTACGGCTACAACGCATCGCTTCTGTGGGCCGAGGAGGTCTGCCGCTACCTGCTGATCTGGCTGGCCTTCCTGGCCGTCCCGCTGGCCTTTGAACGGGGCGAGGTCGCGTCGCTGACCTTCGTGTCCGCGCACCTGTCCCGGGTCCCCGCGCTGATCCTCGCCTGCGTGACGACGGTGCTGTCGCTGTGCCTGTGCCTGCTGCTGGTCCATTACGGCTGGCGCTTTGCCGAAATGGCCGGCCGCGCGCCGATCCCGGCGCTGCGCTTCATCCTCGAAGACATCTTCGGCGACAATCCCCCGCCGACCCCCGGCACCTTCTGGGTCTACGTCGCGCTGCCCGTCGGCATGGGCCTTCTGTCCCTGCGCTTCCTCGGCGACCTCGTCCTGTGCCTGCGCGCCATCCGCAGCGGGGAAACCCTCGAACAGGTGCTCGACCGCGCCCAGGTGGAGCTTGCCGAATGACCCTTTATCTCGCCGCCTTCGTCGTCTTCATGATCCTCGGCGTTCCCATCGCCTTTTCCCTCGGCCTCGCCTCGGTCACCTACCTCTTCGTCAACGACCAGTGGCAGCTGATGATCGGCTTTCCGCAGAAGATGATCGCCGGCATCGACAGCTTTGTCCTGCTGACCATTCCGTTCTTCATCCTGGCCGGCAACCTGATGAACTCCGCCGACCTGACCCGCCAGATCGTGCGCTTTGCCCAGATGCTGGTGGGCCGCGTCAAGGGCGGGCTGGCGGTGGTCAACGTCGTCTCCTCCATGATGTTCTCCGGCGTATCCGGCGCGGCCACCGCCGAAGCGTCGGCCATCGGGTCCGTCATGATCCCCGCCATGGAAAAGGACGGCTACAAGGCCGAATACGCCGCCGCGCTCACCGCCACCGGCTCCATCCTCGGCCCCCTCGTGCCGCCGTCGCTGTCGCTGATCCTCTACGGCGTGCTCACCGGCACCTCGATCTCGGACCTGTTCCTGGCCGGCATCGTCCCCGCCTTCCTGCTTTGCGGGCTCCTGATTCTCTACGCCCTCTGGCGCGCCCGGGTCGAAGACCATCCGCTGCCCGAACGCATCCCCAGCTCGGAACGTGCCGGCCTCGCGGTCAAGGCTCTGCCCGCGCTGTTCCTGCCGGTGATCATCGTCGGCGGCATCCGCACCGGCGTCTTCACCCCGACCGAAGCCGCCGCCGTCGCCGCCCTTTACGCGCTGATCATCGGCGGGCTGCTCTACCGCACGCTCAACGGCTCCAAGATCGCGCAGGCCTTCTACGACACCGCCACCATGACCGCGGGCGTCATGCTGATCGTGTCGATGGCGTCGATGACCGCCTTCATCCTTGGCATCGAAAACATCCCGCGCGCCATCGCCACCGCCATGCAATCCATCAGTGACAGCCCCTGGGTGCTGATCCTGATGCTGAACCTGGTGCTGCTGCTGCTGGGTCTGTTCCTGGAACCGCTGGCCGCGCTGGTGCTGGCCATGCCGATCCTGAACCAGGTCTTCCCGCTGCTTGAAATCAGTTCCGTTCAGTTCGGCGTCATGGTCGTGCTGAACCTGATGATCGGGATGATCACGCCACCCGTGGGCCTGTGCCTGTTCATCGTGGCGGCCATCGGCAAGCAGCCGCTGGAAAAGGTGGCCAGGGCCATCCTGCCGATGATCGTCATCTGCCTGCTGGTGCTGCTGGCCGTGGCCTTCATCCCCGTCCTGACCCTGTCGCTGCCCGCGCTGCTGGGAGGCTGAGCCATGGCCGATATCACCAATTCCAACACCACCAACCAATCCACGGTCGCCGCCTTCGCCATTCTCGAAGAGATGGCCGCGCGGGGCGAACCCAGCCGGGTGACGGACCTCGCCAATGCCCTCGGGATGCCCCGGGCGCGCGTCTACCGCTACCTGCAGACGCTCGTCTCACTTGGCTACGTGCGCCAGGACCCGGCGACGGAACGCTATCGCCTGACACTGAAGCTGTTCCACCTCGGCCAGGCCATCGCCGACGGCACGCAACTGACATCCGCCGCGCGCCCCGTCATGGCGGCCCTGCGCGACCGGATCGGGCAGACCGTGACGCTGTCGATCCCGGAGGAAACCGGCATGCGGGTGATCGACATCGTGCGGGTGGAAACGCCCGTCCAGATCGTCACCCGACCGGGGGCGATCCTGCCCCTGCATGCCTCGGCCCAGGGCAAGATCGCCCTGGCCTGGGGGTCGCCCTCCTACCGGGCGGCGCTTGAAACCTCTCTGGCCGCATTGGCGCCAGAGAACCGGCCGGACCCGGACTGGCTGGAAGACCAGATCGCCCATGCCCGGACTGCCGGCTGGGCGGTCGCCCCCGAAGAAACCCTGCGCGGCGTCAACGCCGTCGCCGCACCGATCTTCGACATCGAGGGCCGTTTCACCGCGACGATCACCATCGTCGGGTCGGTCCAGGACATCAAACCGGAACCGGCGGAGGTCTTTGTCGACGCCGCCATTGGCGCGGCCCGGGAAATCTCGGCCGAGCTTGGATGCATGGAGTACCCCATATGACCAGATATTCGCTTGCCATCGACATCGGTGGCACCTTTACCGACGCCGTGCTGCTGGCCTCTGACGGGCAAAGCTATGTCGACAAGACCCTGACCACGCACAACAATCTTCTCGAAGGCTTCTTCCGGGGCGTGGACCTTGTGACGGGGCGCGCGGGGATCCGTCCGCAGGATGTCGACGACGTGGTGGTCCATGCCACCACCGTGGTCACCAACGCGCTGATCGAACGCAAGGGGCCGCCCGTCGCGCTGCTGCTGACCGAAGGCTTCCGCGACGTGCTCTATATCCGCGAAGAGCATCGCTATGACATGTACGATCCCCAGATCGAATTCGCCGAACCGCTGATCCCGTCCGAACGCACCTTCACGCTGAAGGAACGCACCTTCGCCGATGGCACCGTGGGCACCGCCGTGGATGCCGACGAGGTGCGCGCGGTCATCGCGCAATGCCGCGAAAAGGGCATCGTGTCGGTCGCGGTGTGCTTCCTCAATTCCTACCGCAATGGCGCCAACGAAGAAGCCGTGCGCAAGATCTTCGAAGAAGAAGCGCCCGACATCTACGTCTCGCTCTCCAGCGTGATCGCGCCGCAGATGCGCGAATACCTGCGCGCCTCGACCGTGGCGATCAACGCCTACACCGTGCCGATCACGCGCCCCTACCTGACCGCGCTGATCGCCGAACTGAAGGAACGCGGCTTCAGGCAGCAGCCGCTGATCATGTTGTCCAACGGCGGTGTCATCGGGGCCGAACGGGCATCGACCATCCCGGTGCGGATGATCGAAAGCGGCCCGGCCGCCGGCGCGCTCGTCGCCTGCTACTTCTCCCGGATCTTCGACATCCCCGACCTGATTTCCTTCGACATGGGCGGCACCACGGCCAAGGCCTGCATGGTGCAGAACTTCGAACCCCTGGTCACCGGCACATTCGAGGTCGACCGCCGCTATCGGTTCAAGCCCGGATCGGGCATGCCGATCACCGTGCCGTCGATCGACATGATCGAGATCGGGGCAGGCGGCGGATCCATCGCGTCGGTCAACGACCTTGGCCTGCTCAAGATCGGCCCGGAAAGCGCCGGGTCCATGCCCGGCCCCGTCTGCTACGGGCGCGGCGGCACCGACCCCTGCGTCACCGACGCCGATCTGGTGCTGGGCATCCTGAACGCCGACCGCTTCCTTGGCGGCGATATGGAGCTGAACCTGACGGGCGCCGAACAGGCCTTCGACGATCTCGGCAAGGAGCTGAACCTGCCCCGCAATCAGGCCGCCTGGGGCGTCTTCGAAGTGGTCTGCGAACAGATGGCCGCCGCGACCCGCACGCACGCCACCGAACGCGGCATCGACTATCGCGGCCTTCCCCTGCTGGCCTTCGGCGGCGCCGGTCCCGTGCACGCCTGCATGGTCGCCGAACTGACCGAAAGCACCAAGGTCATCTACCCGCCGCTCGCCTCGGTCCTGTCTGCCTTTGGCACGCTGGTCACGCCGGTGCAGATCGACCTGGTGCGCAGCCACGTCACCACGCTTGACGCGCTGGACTGGGACGCGGTCGACACTGTCCTGAACGCGATGGTCGCCGAAGGCGCCACCGCGCTCGGCGAAGCCGGCATCCGCGAGGAGGAGTTCACCTTCGGCTTCGCCGCCGAAATGCGCTACCTCGGCCAGCAATCCGAGGTCCGCATCGACCTGCACGCCGACCCGCGCAAGACCCGCAGCACCGACGAGATCATGAAGCTGTTCGAGGTGGAATATCACCGTCAATACGGCCTGAAACTCGACGGCATGAAGGTCGAGGTCGTCAACTGGCTGGTCACCGCCTCGGGCCGTCAACCCGAACGCGCCGCCGTCCGTCCCGCCGACCTGTCGGGCCGCGTATCCGAAACCCGCCCCGTCCACATCAAGGGCGACCCCCAGGACGTCGCCGTCTGGCAACGCGCGTCGATCACCGAAGACGACCGCATCGCCGGCCCCGTCATCATCGAGGAACGCGAAACCACGATCTTCGTCCTCGGCGGCTGGGAAGTCACCCGCCACCCCAGCGGCAGCCTCGTGGCCGAAAAGCTGGTCGAACCCAAAACCCCCGCGCGCAAAGCCGCCGCAGCCGAAGCCGAAAAGGAAACCAACTGATGGATGGCGTCGAACTTCAAATCCTCTGGTCCAACCTGATCGGGATCGTCAGCGAACAGGCCCGCGCCCTGCAACGCATCGCCTTTTCGCCCATCGTGCGCGAAGCGGGCGACCTGGCCAACGGGCTTTTCGACGAAAACGCCCGCATGGTGGCCCAGGCCGTCACCGGCACGCCTGGCCACATCAACTCGCTGGCCGCCGCCGCGAAGAACCTGCTGGCCAGCTACGACACCGCGACCCTGCAACCCGGCGACGTGCTGATCACCAACGATCCCTGGATGTCTGCCGGGCACTTCTTCGACATCACCGTCCTGTCCCCGATCTTCCGGGGCCAGCGCATCATCGGCTACGCCGGATCGACCATCCACCATTCCGACATCGGCGGTTATGGCATCGGATCGGGCGCGCGGGACATCCACGAGGAAGGCCTCTGGATCCCCACCATGAAGCTGTATGAAGCGGGCCGCCCGAACGAGACGCTGTTCCAGATCATCCGCCGCAACGTGCGCACCCCGGACGCGCTGATGGGCGACCTCGGCGCACAGGTGTCGTCGGGCATCATCGCATCCGACCGCCTGAACGCGCTTTGCGACCGCTACGGGCTCGATGACATCTCGGACCTGTCGCAGGAAATCATCTCGCGCTCCGAAAAGGCCACCCGCGACGCGATCCGCAAGCTGCCCGCCGGCACCTACCACGGCGCGTCCAAATTCGACGTGCCCGGCGGTCAGGTGATCGAGCTGAAGACCGCCGTGACCGTGGACAGCGACAAGGGCGAGATCACCATCGACTTCGCCGGCTCCTCGGGCCCCTCGTCCATGGGCATCAACGTGGTCCCGGCCTATACCCACGCCTACGCCACCTTCGCGGTCAGGTCCTCGCTCAACCCGGATCTGCCGAACAACGCTGGCTCCCTCGCGCCGATCAAGCTGAAGCTGCCGGACGAATGCGTGGTCAACGCCAAGTACCCCTCGCCGGTCAATGCACGCCACGTGGTGGGCATGTACGTGCCCTTCCCGATCCTCAAGGCGCTGGCCCAGGTCGTGCCCGACAGCGTCGTCGCCGAAGGCTCCGGCGCGGTCTGGACCATCCAGATCCAGGGCAAGGACCGCGCGGGCAAGCCCTTTACCTCGTCGATGTTCAACTATTCCGGCGGCATGGGCGCGCGGGCCACGAAACCCGGCATCTCGGCGGTCTGCTATCCCACCGGCGTGTCCGCCGTGCCGGTCGAGGTGCTGGAAGCCACCTATCCCATCGCCTTCACCTGCAAGGAACTGGAACACGGCACCGGCGGTGATGGCAAATACCCCGGCGGCGACGGCCAGCGGATCGGCTACCGCATGCGCACCGGGCGCAGCTGGTTGCTGAACACCATCCCCTCGCGGCTGGTGTCCGGTCCCGAAGGGCTTCTGGGCGGCCAGGACGGCGCGGCGGGCGTGTTCCGCATCAACGGCGAGGACATCACCGACACCCGCAAGCGCGAAATGCAGCCCGAGGACGAAGTCTTCATGATCACCCCCGGCGGGGGCGGTTACGGGGCGGCGGTGTGAGCTTTCGCACCGCCTTCGCCCGCCGCCTTCGCGCGCGCGAGGTGCTGGCCGGGACCTTCATCAAATCCGCCGATCCGGCGGTGGTGGAGGTCCTGGGGCTGGCGGGCCTCGACTTTGCCATTCTCGATGCCGAACACGTCGGCATCGACCGGGCGGGGATCGCGGCGATGATGGTCGCGTCCCGCGCCGCGCAATTGCCGGTGCTGGTGCGCATTCCGCAACTGGATGGCCACTGGATCGCGACGGCGCTGGACGCGGGCGCGGCGGGCATCATGGCGCCGCAGGTGCCCGATGCCGCCACCGCCACGCGGCTGGCGGCCCGCATGCGGTATGGAGCCGGTGGGGAGGCCGGTGGGCGCGGCTTCTCGCCCTCCACCCCCGGCGCCGGATACGGCAGCCGGGGCATCGCGGCACACCTGGACGCCCACGCCGGGGAAACCGTGCTGATCTGCCAGATCGAGGATCCGGGCGCAGTGGCCCGCTCGGCCGAGATCGCAGCGGTGCAAGGTGTCGACGGTCTGCTTGTCGGCCCCGTGGACCTGGCGGTTTCCGCCGGCTTCACCTCGGCCGCCGAACCCGCCGTGGCGGCCATGACCCGCGATGTGCTGGGCGCCTGCGCCGGGACGGCAAAGACCGCCGGCCTGTTCCTGGGCCAGCCCGATCAGGCGCCGGGGTGGCAGGCGGATGGCGCCAACCTGTTTGTCCTCGGCACCGATCAGGGATTCATCCTGAACGGCGCCCGTCAGGCCCTCGCGCAGATGCGCGGCACGGCCTGATCCTTGCCCTGATCCTTGGCCCGATCCTTGCCCTGATCCCGCCCGGGGGACCGCTTCCTCTCAGCGGTCTCCCGGCACCGGCAACCCGCTCAGGCGGGCCACGCATTCCGCCGTGTTGCGCACGCCCAGCTTCTCGAACAGCCGCCCCCGATGCGCCTCGACCGTGCGCGGCGAGATCTTCAGCGTCTCGGCTATCTGCTTGCTGGTGCGCCCTTCGGTCATCAACATCGCCACCTGCCGTTCGCGTTTCGTCAGATCGACGATGGGGCGGCTGTCGGAAATGTCGATCATGGTCCAGACCGCGCGGGTGAACGGGCTTGTCCGGTCTTGCGACCGGCCTCGCACGGAACACCAGAACCGGCTGCCGTCGCGGCGTTTCATGATCCGTTCGTCATGGTAGCTGCCGGTGCGCTGCATCTCGGCCAGCCCGATTTCGCCGATGCGCTGGTATTCGTCGTCCGACGGATACAGCAACGACAGCGACCGCCCCTCCAGCTGCCCGCGCCGATAACCGAACATGTCCTCGAACATGGCGTTGCAGGTCAGGATCGTGCGGTCCAGCGTCACCACCAGCCCCACCGGCGCCCGTTCGAACGCCTCTGCCATGTCTGCGGTCAGATCCGCCATGCGCCTCCTCCGGTCCCATCCCGCAGCATTGAAGCCCGGGGCGGCGATGGTCAATTCCGGATGCCGTTGCGCGCGCCCCCGCGCCGGATCATGTCAGGGGGCGGCCCCAAGTCGTTTGTGTTTTCCGGGCCGTCGCGCCAGTCTGGCGGGGATCGCGGCCGCGACGGTGGCCAACGGAGGAGACACAGCCATGATACACCCCCTGCGCCGCGTCGCCTTGCCCACGGCCATATCCGGCGGTCTGTGGCTGACCGAAATGCCGGGCCGCGCCGGACCTTTGTCGGATTACCTGACGATGGCACGGGACCTGCGGATCACCGGGCTGGTCTGCCTTGTCGCCGGGGACGAGATCGCCACCCTCTCCCCCGACTACGCCACCGCCCGGGCGGACGGCCTGCCGGGGCTGACATTGCTGGACTTCCCCATTCCCGATTTCGGCGTCCCGTCCGATACGGCGGCCTTCGCGGATTTCGTCACTGATCTTGGGGGGCGGCTGATGGCCGGGGAAAGGCTGATGATCCACTGCGCCGCCGGGATCGGGCGCACCGGCATGACGGCGGCCATGGTCCTGCGCGCCACGGGCCTGCCGGCGGACGATGCTCTGGCCATGATCCGGGCCGCGGGCTCGGGCCCCGAAACCCCGGCCCAGATGGAATACGTCCTGAACGCCCAACCGGCCCAGGGGCAGGCCAATCCCTAACGATTGGTAAATTCGCCGCTGCAAGCCATTGATATCATTGAACCCGCCGGATGTCCCACGCGTGGGACACCCGGGCGGGTTTCCCGCGCCCTAGCTGGCCAGCGACGGATCCTTCAGGGTCGAGATATCGTCGAACGACCCGTGGTTGAGGCTGTAAAGCTGCGCATAAAGCCCGTCCTGTTTCATCAGCGCGTCATGGTTGCCGCTTTCGATGATGGACCCTTTCTGCAGCACGATGATCCGGTCCGCCCCCCGGATCGTCGCCAGCCGGTGCGCGATGATCAGCCCGGTCCGCCCCTCCAGCAGGGTCTGCAGGGCCTTCTGGATCAGCATTTCCGTATAGCTGTCGATATTCGCCGTCGCCTCGTCCAGGATCAGGATCGGCGCGTCGGCCACCAATGCCCGCGCAAAGCTCAGCAACTGCCGCTGCCCCTGGGACAGGTTCCCGCCCCGTTCGTCCAGCAGGGTCTGATACCCGTCGGCCAGCTTCATCACAAAGTCATGCGCCCCCACCGCCTTCGCCGCCTCGATCACCTGCTCGTCCGTGGCGCCGGTGGTCGAATAGCGGATGTTCTCGATGACGGTGCCGGTGAACAGGTAGGGTTCCTGCAGGACCATGGCGATGTGCTGGCCCAGCGAGGCCTGCGTCACGTCCCGCACGTCGCGCCCGCCCACCGTCACCGCGCCGCCCTGCACGTCGTAGAACCGGTGCACCAGCGCCATGGCCGAGGATTTGCCAGACCCGGTGGGCCCGACCAGCGCCACGGTCTCGCCGGTGTTGACCCGGAACGACACGTCGCGCAGCACGGGTTCGTCCGGATTGTAGCCGAAGACCACGTTCCGGAATTCCACCGACCCGTCATCGGCCCGCGTCAGCGGCTGCGCGTCGGGCTTGTCGGTGATCGCCTCGGGCACGTCCAGCACCTCGATCAGGCGGTGGCCGGACGCCATGGCCCGCTGCATGATCGAATATTGCAGGGTCAGCGACCGGATCGGATCGAAGAACCGCTGGATGTAGAACAGGAACGCCACGATCCCCCCGACTTCCAGCCGCCCCGAGGCGACCATCGCGCCGCCCACAAGGATGACCAGCGCCATGGCGATGCCGGTCAGCGTGTCGACGATGGGCACCATCACCTGCGCCAGCTTCGCGGCATGCATGTGGGTGGAAAACACCCGGTCGGCCAGGCGGGAATACAGGCTCAGGTTCAGCTCTTCGCGGCCCATGGATTGCACGGCGCGCACCCCGTGGATCGCTTCGGCCAGGGCGCCGTTGGCGATGGAATTGCTTTCATGCGCGGCCATGAACGCCGCGCGGGCCTTTTTCAGCCAGAAGATCCGCACGATGAACAGGATCGGCAGCACGGCCAGCACCAGCAGGCCCAGCTGGGCATCCAGCCACAGCATCGCGATGACGATGCCGATCAGCAGGGCGAAATCGCCCACCGCCATGACCGAGGTTTCCAGGAATTCCTGCATCGAGTTCACGTCGCCCTGCAGGCGCGACATCAGGCGGCCGACTTCGGTCTTGTCCATGAACGACAGCGACACGCGCTGCAGGTGGCCGAACATCGCCCGGCGGATGTCGAACAGGACATGTTCCGCCAGATCGCCCACCACCCGCTCCTGGGTCAGGTTGGCGGCGGCGTTGATCAGCACGACGGCAACGAACATCGCCACGGCCCGGCCCAGGTGACCGGCATCCATCCCCGCGCCCGCCAGGCCCGGCGCGATGCCGTAGTCGATCGCGTAGCGGATGATCAGCGGGATCGCCAACTGGGTGGCGGTGAAGATAAGCACCGCCACGACCGAGATCGCCACGCGCGACCGGTAGGGCGACACGAAGGCCCAGAGCCGGTTCAGAATGCGCCCGTCGAAGGCACGACCAAAGATTTCCTCCTCGATCCGGGTCGATCCCACCGTGGCGCGCAGGCGCGTGCCCATGGGGGCGTCAGAGGAATGATCGGGGGGCTGCTGCGGCATGGCGGTCATGCGGACATCTCCTCGGCCGAGCCCATCTGCAGGCGGTGCAGCGCGGCGTAGCGCCCGCCAAGCGCGATCAGCTCTTCATGGGTGCCGGTCTCGACGATCCGTCCGTCTTCGAGAAAGAGGATCCGGTCGGCGTGTTTCAGCGAATTCAGCCGGTGCGCGATGATCAGCGTCACCCGGTGGGGCGCGCGTTCCTGCATGGCGGCACGCAGACGCGCTTCGGTTCCGGCGTCGATGGCGGCGGTGGAATCGTCGAAGATCATGATCGCGGGGTCCAGCAGCAGGGACCGCGCGATCGACAGCCGCTGGCGCTGGCCGCCCGACAGCGACCCGCCGCGTTCGCCCACCACGGTGCCGTAGCCGCCCGGCAGGCCCATGACGTAATCGTGCAGCTGGGCGGAATCCGATGCCTCGTGCAGCGCGGGTTCGTCGATGGCCGGGTCACCGTAGGCCACGTTGTTCTCGATGCTGGTGGTGAACAGGAAACTGTCCTGCTGGACCACCGCGACGGCCTTGCGCAGCGACGACAGGGTGACATCGGTCACGTTCTGCCCGTCGATGGTCACGCGGCCCGCGTCGG includes these proteins:
- the siaT_4 gene encoding Neu5Ac permease, producing MTLYLAAFVVFMILGVPIAFSLGLASVTYLFVNDQWQLMIGFPQKMIAGIDSFVLLTIPFFILAGNLMNSADLTRQIVRFAQMLVGRVKGGLAVVNVVSSMMFSGVSGAATAEASAIGSVMIPAMEKDGYKAEYAAALTATGSILGPLVPPSLSLILYGVLTGTSISDLFLAGIVPAFLLCGLLILYALWRARVEDHPLPERIPSSERAGLAVKALPALFLPVIIVGGIRTGVFTPTEAAAVAALYALIIGGLLYRTLNGSKIAQAFYDTATMTAGVMLIVSMASMTAFILGIENIPRAIATAMQSISDSPWVLILMLNLVLLLLGLFLEPLAALVLAMPILNQVFPLLEISSVQFGVMVVLNLMIGMITPPVGLCLFIVAAIGKQPLEKVARAILPMIVICLLVLLAVAFIPVLTLSLPALLGG
- the apc3_1 gene encoding Acetophenone carboxylase gamma subunit, translating into MTRYSLAIDIGGTFTDAVLLASDGQSYVDKTLTTHNNLLEGFFRGVDLVTGRAGIRPQDVDDVVVHATTVVTNALIERKGPPVALLLTEGFRDVLYIREEHRYDMYDPQIEFAEPLIPSERTFTLKERTFADGTVGTAVDADEVRAVIAQCREKGIVSVAVCFLNSYRNGANEEAVRKIFEEEAPDIYVSLSSVIAPQMREYLRASTVAINAYTVPITRPYLTALIAELKERGFRQQPLIMLSNGGVIGAERASTIPVRMIESGPAAGALVACYFSRIFDIPDLISFDMGGTTAKACMVQNFEPLVTGTFEVDRRYRFKPGSGMPITVPSIDMIEIGAGGGSIASVNDLGLLKIGPESAGSMPGPVCYGRGGTDPCVTDADLVLGILNADRFLGGDMELNLTGAEQAFDDLGKELNLPRNQAAWGVFEVVCEQMAAATRTHATERGIDYRGLPLLAFGGAGPVHACMVAELTESTKVIYPPLASVLSAFGTLVTPVQIDLVRSHVTTLDALDWDAVDTVLNAMVAEGATALGEAGIREEEFTFGFAAEMRYLGQQSEVRIDLHADPRKTRSTDEIMKLFEVEYHRQYGLKLDGMKVEVVNWLVTASGRQPERAAVRPADLSGRVSETRPVHIKGDPQDVAVWQRASITEDDRIAGPVIIEERETTIFVLGGWEVTRHPSGSLVAEKLVEPKTPARKAAAAEAEKETN
- a CDS encoding hypothetical protein (putative conserved protein, contains double-stranded beta-helix domain); protein product: MAGTNVYRWESLPREHVRDGVSRTAFRGDGALMVMNWLEPGMEKKPHSHPFEQLAYILSGRVRFEIGDDVVEVGAGEVVRIPPDVVHCGEALGTETAVNLDVFAPPRDDYLHLTAYQEPDFQDA
- the garL_1 gene encoding 5-keto-4-deoxy-D-glucarate aldolase; the encoded protein is MSFRTAFARRLRAREVLAGTFIKSADPAVVEVLGLAGLDFAILDAEHVGIDRAGIAAMMVASRAAQLPVLVRIPQLDGHWIATALDAGAAGIMAPQVPDAATATRLAARMRYGAGGEAGGRGFSPSTPGAGYGSRGIAAHLDAHAGETVLICQIEDPGAVARSAEIAAVQGVDGLLVGPVDLAVSAGFTSAAEPAVAAMTRDVLGACAGTAKTAGLFLGQPDQAPGWQADGANLFVLGTDQGFILNGARQALAQMRGTA
- the kdgR_1 gene encoding Transcriptional regulator KdgR, with protein sequence MADITNSNTTNQSTVAAFAILEEMAARGEPSRVTDLANALGMPRARVYRYLQTLVSLGYVRQDPATERYRLTLKLFHLGQAIADGTQLTSAARPVMAALRDRIGQTVTLSIPEETGMRVIDIVRVETPVQIVTRPGAILPLHASAQGKIALAWGSPSYRAALETSLAALAPENRPDPDWLEDQIAHARTAGWAVAPEETLRGVNAVAAPIFDIEGRFTATITIVGSVQDIKPEPAEVFVDAAIGAAREISAELGCMEYPI
- a CDS encoding Protein tyrosine phosphatase, with product MIHPLRRVALPTAISGGLWLTEMPGRAGPLSDYLTMARDLRITGLVCLVAGDEIATLSPDYATARADGLPGLTLLDFPIPDFGVPSDTAAFADFVTDLGGRLMAGERLMIHCAAGIGRTGMTAAMVLRATGLPADDALAMIRAAGSGPETPAQMEYVLNAQPAQGQANP
- the yiaM_1 gene encoding 2,3-diketo-L-gulonate TRAP transporter small permease protein YiaM — protein: MTAMTSQSLQRPFRLGLRWLLVTLVGALLTIMIIQIVLRYGYNASLLWAEEVCRYLLIWLAFLAVPLAFERGEVASLTFVSAHLSRVPALILACVTTVLSLCLCLLLVHYGWRFAEMAGRAPIPALRFILEDIFGDNPPPTPGTFWVYVALPVGMGLLSLRFLGDLVLCLRAIRSGETLEQVLDRAQVELAE
- the uhpA_1 gene encoding Transcriptional regulatory protein UhpA, encoding MADLTADMAEAFERAPVGLVVTLDRTILTCNAMFEDMFGYRRGQLEGRSLSLLYPSDDEYQRIGEIGLAEMQRTGSYHDERIMKRRDGSRFWCSVRGRSQDRTSPFTRAVWTMIDISDSRPIVDLTKRERQVAMLMTEGRTSKQIAETLKISPRTVEAHRGRLFEKLGVRNTAECVARLSGLPVPGDR
- the apc4_1 gene encoding Acetophenone carboxylase delta subunit; this translates as MDGVELQILWSNLIGIVSEQARALQRIAFSPIVREAGDLANGLFDENARMVAQAVTGTPGHINSLAAAAKNLLASYDTATLQPGDVLITNDPWMSAGHFFDITVLSPIFRGQRIIGYAGSTIHHSDIGGYGIGSGARDIHEEGLWIPTMKLYEAGRPNETLFQIIRRNVRTPDALMGDLGAQVSSGIIASDRLNALCDRYGLDDISDLSQEIISRSEKATRDAIRKLPAGTYHGASKFDVPGGQVIELKTAVTVDSDKGEITIDFAGSSGPSSMGINVVPAYTHAYATFAVRSSLNPDLPNNAGSLAPIKLKLPDECVVNAKYPSPVNARHVVGMYVPFPILKALAQVVPDSVVAEGSGAVWTIQIQGKDRAGKPFTSSMFNYSGGMGARATKPGISAVCYPTGVSAVPVEVLEATYPIAFTCKELEHGTGGDGKYPGGDGQRIGYRMRTGRSWLLNTIPSRLVSGPEGLLGGQDGAAGVFRINGEDITDTRKREMQPEDEVFMITPGGGGYGAAV